Proteins encoded together in one Ochotona princeps isolate mOchPri1 chromosome 20, mOchPri1.hap1, whole genome shotgun sequence window:
- the LOC131482720 gene encoding uncharacterized protein LOC131482720, which produces MALSQPGSHTHRISGCQVEYDASEFFWEPEKITTQSVTPLALCMFVHRACSLSFHRRALKKWAEQRRTSPSTESDGCILRGTPFFTAPCCDFSQDIHATHLPGPILFMRGHSALVVTSFGSFKGLRDQGMLWLAVALVALLPADSQISPNPKETMTVVIRSAGSSAVISCGISKQNDFMHWYRYQEGEAPQRLLYYRFSSSSVVTDPGISLTKYHAYKGPQESSNILLRNLEESDCGVYYCATWAGTVVQPCPKPH; this is translated from the exons ATGGCATTGAGTCAGCCAGGAAGCCACACCCATCGCATCTCAGGCTGTCAGGTGGAGTATGACGCTTCGGAATT TTTCTGGGAACCTGAGAAAATCACAACTCAGTCCGTTACACCTCTTGCACTGTGTATGTTTGTGCAC AGGGCCTGCTCTCTTAGCTTCCACAGGAGggcgctcaagaaatgggcagagcaGAGGCGGACTTCTCCCAGCACTGAGTCAGATGGGTGCATTCTAAGAGGCACCCCGTTCTTTACTGCTCCTTGCTGTGACTTCAGCCAGGACATTCACGCAACACACTTGCCTGGACCAATCCTGTTTATGAGAGGACATTCTGCTCTGGTGGTTACTTCATTCGGTTCGTTCAAAGGCCTAAGAGACCAAGGCATGCTGTGGCTTGCAGTCGCACTTGTAGCTCTGCTACCTGCTG ACAGTCAAATATCTCCAAACCCCAAAGAAACAATGACAGTGGTTATCAGGTCAGCTGGGTCATCCGCTGTAATCTCTTGTGGGATTTCTAAACAAAACGATTTCATGCACTGGTACCGGTACCAGGAGGGAGAGGCCCCACAACGCCTTCTCTACTATCGGTTCTCTAGTTCCTCTGTTGTAACAGATCCTGGAATCAGTCTAACAAAATACCATGCTTATAAAGGACCACAGGAGAGCAGTAACATCTTACTACGTAATCTGGAAGAAAGTGATTGTGGAGTGTATTACTGTGCCacctgggctggcacagtggttcagcCCTGCCCAAAGCCACACTGA